GCATGGATTTTTGTATAATACGCCCTGGGTTGTGGATGAGTATGGGTATACCGAGAATGAAAGCCATGTCTCGGTGTCCATAACTGTTGACGCAACTCATCCGATATACGTATGCTTTCCTTTTCAATTCAGTATTACATTACGCTACTCGCTGAGCAGTGATGGACTAATGCAGCATGTCCGCATTCGCAATCATGGAAGCTCCAGCATGCCGTGCCTGATCGCTTTTCATACTTCAATTAACGCTCCATTTAATTCGGGGGGAGCGGCTCGTGATTACAAGCTCAAGCTAACCATTGGAGACAGATGGGAATTAGATCAACGTATGCTGCCAACGACACGTTTTCAGCCCCTGATTCAGGAGGAAGAGCAGATGCGTGACTCCGGGGTATATCCGTTCTTTGCAGAAATGGATAATCATTATACTGCTGTACCGCAAAATGGGAGAAACCGGATGGAGCTTCAGGATACGAGGAATGGAATGACACTGATCTACGATGTGGGAACTTCCTATAAACAATGGATGATCTGGAACAATCATGCGGAAGAAGGGTTTTTCTGTCCCGAACCACAGATTAATCTTGTGAATGCACCAAATCTGGGTATGCAGGCCGAGGAAGCTGGATTATTTAGTTTGCAGCCGGGAGAAATCTGGGAGGAAACGAGCAGATTATATCTGCGTCATTCGTAAAAATAAAGATGAAGGGGAGCAGCCAGGACAGCTAATGCTGTGATCGCTGCTCCTTTTAAAAACCATTGAAGGAAGTGAATTCAGCCTGTCGTCGCCAAAGTGAATTTAAAATAAGATAATGCCTGCTGCTCCAGCCACACTAAGAATCAGAAGGGGATGAAGCTTGTACTTGAGCAGAAGAAACAAACAAACTCCGCTAATAAGTAGTGTCGCAATCCATACCCAGCTTATGCCTGAGTTTTCACTTGGATATCCAAAATGAATGGCAGCATAGATAATGAGTCCCGTCGTTACGGGGCGCAAGCCATATAAAGAGGACTTTACCCATGAATTGTCGTGCATCCGATAAAATAAGGCGGAGAGTAGCACAATTACCACGAGTGAAGGCAAAATCATACCTGCAGTAGAGACAGCGGCTCCGATATAACCTGCCGTCCGATAACCAATCAACGTTGCGGCATTGGTTGCAATCGAGCCTGGCGCCATACCGGCCAGCGCTACGGTTTGTTGGAATTCAGCGCTTGTCAGCCATCCTTTTTCCGTTACCTCGTGTTGAATGATCGGGATAACGGCGTAACCGCCACCAAATGAAACGAGGCCTACACGTATAAACATCATGAACAGGTCCCAGTACATCTCAATCGCTCCGATTCGTCTTACTTAAATGTAATATTCGAGTTCCGGGTAGCTGCCTGTTACAGACTTCTTCTCCATTTTCACTTGAAGGCCCAGCCGTTTTTTGATCCGAATCACGGCCATGCCGCATATCAATCCCGTAATAATAAGATAGAGGGGATGAATTCCTGCAAACAGAAGAACAGCTACGGTCACAATGGCAGCTATCGCTGTTGTTGTATCTAAGATAGAATACCTGGCCGTCCGATAAGCTGCCATGCTAATTAGTGCAATAATTCCACCGTTCATTCCTTTTAAAGCAGCTTCAACTTTGGGTTGGTTACGAAATAGGATGGCGAACACGCTGATCAGGATCACAATCAAAAACGTGGGACATGTCACGCCCATGACGGCAGACACAGCTCCCGCAATTCCTGCCTGGCGATGTCCGATCATCGCAGCGGCATTGACGCCAACTCCTCCGGGAGCAGAGCCGGCAAGCGATATAAGCTCACCGATCTCGTCCTCTTGCATCCATTTTTTCTTGTTCACCACTTCGCGTTCAATAATTGGCAGCATCGCATATCCGCCTCCAAATGTGGAAGGACCGATGCAAAAGAAAGTCCAAAAAAGCTGGATCAGTAACATAAATTGTTCTTTCAGGTTTTGGATGCTACCCTTATCCTTTCCATCACGCATGATGAATTCGAGGCATCGGCATGGACTCCTTGCCAAGCTCAGCCCAGATGTATTTGAGCAGAAGCTCAGACTTGAGCTGGGTGTACTCAGGTTCATTCCACAAGTTAAAACGTTCATCGGGATCCTGTTCAAGATCGAAAAGTTCACCATAGATTTGATTGTAATAGACGGTGATTTTATACCGCTGTTCGACATATGTTTTTTGATGAATCGTCGTGGGTTCATGTCGGAATTCGCAGAGAGCATGATTACGCACGGCTTCATTGGCGCCCATCCACACTTTCTTCTGATCGATGCCCGTCATGGCGTGCGGAATTGCAATGTTGCAAAGAGACAAGAAGGTAGGAGCCAGATCGACCAGCGATTGTATGGCATTTGATTTTTTCGCAGCAGGCACCTCACCAGGGTATCTTACGATAAATGGGATTTTGATAAGATCTTCGTAATGGAATCCACCCTTGGCCTGAAGACCATGCTGTCCGAAGAAATGACCATGATCGGTTGTGAAAACGACGATTGTATCGTCTGCAATACCCAACTCATCCAGCTTATCGAGAATTTTGCCAATATATTTATCCATCATGCTGATCATTCCGTAATACACGCTGACCAATTTTTTCTTGTCATACGCCGTTAGCCGGGATTTGTCGCCATATTCATAATAATGATGGGAACGGTAACCGTGAATGCCGAAGCCGGTTTCAACCAGATGCTCAAAATTCGGATTCTCCTCCTGGGTCAGTTGAAAATGGGGTGGGTTACGATCATGCTCTCCAGGTGTTATCGACGGAATCGTCAGATCATCGGGGTCATACATCGAATCCCAAGGTTCCGGTACCAGATATTCCGGATGCGGATCGAAAAAGCTGGCCCACAGAAAAAATGGATCATCAGCATGGGTGTATTGCTCCAAAAGGGAATTGGTTCGTTCGGCTATCCAGGTGTTGTAGTGATATTTCTCAGGGATGGGCCACGTATACGTTACGGAAGGGTCCATCGTCCCAGTTGGGGGAAGGAAGTAATCCCTCCAGTTCGTACATCCCTGTTCTTCCAGCCATAGCGCGTAATGCTGACCGACATGCGCTTCATTCGTATGATTACGTGTTAACTCTACGTGGTCAAAGCCGTAAAATGGACCGTGGAAATGTCTCCAGTACTCCAAATCCTGTAAGATGGGATACGCTTCTGCCGACGGGTATTCCTCCGTAGATTTCAAAGGCTGAAAATGTGCCTTACCTACTAGGGCAGTGCGGTAACCTGCCTCCTGGAAACTGTCCCCGACGGTATGACGGTCTTCAAGCAGTTTTGTGCCTAACGTCCAGGCTCCATGCTGACTGGGATACATACCTGTAATAATAGAAGCACGGCTAGGGGTACAGGTAGGGTTTGGGCAATAAGCCCGATCAAACGTTGTTCCTTGCCGGGCAAGACGGTCCAGATTGGGCGTGGAAATCTCAGACTGAAAAGCTCCGATCGTGTTCCAGTGCTGCTGGTCACTAGTGATTAGCAAAATGTTAGGTGTTCTCGACAAGTGTAATCGCCTCCTAGTAAGATGATATTGAAAAAAACGAGTTATAAAAATAGCCCGGTGTTATATTTTTATTGTCATTTTGTTATGATCAAACAAAATAGGAGAAGGAGGGAACTCCCTACGATGCAGGAATATGAGTATGAGCATGCAGAATTCATCTACTATAAGCCAGGTTATTTGGATAAAGAAGAACACATCTGGCCAGTCCGGGCAGGGCGAAGTATAGCCAAATCCAATTACCGAGTTGGCCCCAAACGTATCGAGTGTTACAGTCTTCATTTTGTGCATGAAGGTAGGGTCAGGCTTGAATTTGATGGCAAGCGAGTGGACCTGCAGAAGAATGATCTGTTTTGTCTGTTTCCCGGCAGAACCTATTACTATCACATGCTTCCCTCGGAATCTCCGCTGAAAATGAACTGGCTGGCATTGGATGGGCCTAAAGTCAAACCTTTATTGGAGCTGGCTGGTTTAACTCCGGAAAGTCCGTTTGGCAAACAGATGTTTTCTCCACAGGTCCAGGAAACGTCCGAACGACTGATTCATGCATTAGCATGTGTGGAACGGTGGAAGCCAGCAGTATCGCTGGAGTTGCATGGGTTGGTATATGGATTGTTAGCCAGCCTTGTTCCAGACACCAACTACGCACAGCCTACAGAACTAGCGGGCTGGATTCATGAATGCATGGATTACATGGAATTGCATGCAACAGAGGGTATTTCCGTGCAGCAGGTCGCCGACTTCGCAGGGGTACATCGTTCATACTTCTCCAACATGTTTACCACTCAGGTTGGACTGCCTCCGTTAAAATTCATGCAGAGAATACGAATGGATAAGGCCAAACAGCTTCTAAAGGATACGGATGCTACCGTTACGGAGATTGCTTTGTCTCTCGGTTATCCGAATTTATATTCATTTACCAGAGCATTCAAAATCTATTATAAAGTACCTCCAATCATGATGCGGAGAGCCTCAAGCTGATCCTGAAAAAACGCATGTCCAGTACGGAGAACGCTTACTTTTTTATTGGATCTTGAAAAAGGAGACTCCCACAATGAAGCTCTCTACATTGCAGAGATGGATTTCACCGAAACGCAGCATTCAAGGGAAAATTTTTATCGCTTTTATTGCCGTTACCCTAGTATCCATTATTTTAATTACGGTCATTGTTTATATGAGCATGCGTGAAACGATTACGCAAAATGCGATTACTTCGGTTTCGGACAGCATAAGGCAGGCGGATGAATCATTGAATATAATGCTGGAAGAGATCGACCGTCTGAATACGGTCGTGGTGACTAACAAAAACACGGTCATTGACACTTTGCTCAGTCCGAATGAAGAGATCAGCTATGAGTGGTTTCAGGAACAGAAGCGGATGGATGAATTTCTATCGTCGCTGATCGATTATAAAGCTTACATTTCACGGATAGCCGTTGTGGGCCTGAGCGGGAAAGTTTTTTTCTCAGGTGGACCTTGGCTGGACAGGACCATCTTGGGTACGCCAATGATGAATTACATGCTGCAAAATGGATCAAAGCACGCATATTTCAAGCAGACAGGAGTATCAAATGCGGTTACCATTGGTCGGGAGATTCGTTATAACCGTGCGACCATAGGGTTTGTCATGGTGGATCTTAATTATGAGTTTATCCAGAAAACATATGACGTGAGACCAACTACAGATAGCATGATCTATGTGCTGGACAAGGGAAATCAATTCATCTATGAAACCCGAACTGACTCACCTCTTACTCCATCTTATCAGCAAATTAAGAAGATCAATCAGCAATTTACAACGAATGGTGAAGCGGTCAGGCGCTACATTGATGGAAAAGAATATATCGTTGTTCGCCGTCAATCCGACTATACTGGGTGGAGTACTATTTCTTTGGTTCCGATGGATTCTCTGCTGACCGAATCAGTGAAGCTGCGCAACCTGCTGGCAGAGGTGTCCATTATTGTGTTTGTCGTTGTACTGATCGTTTCACTTCAAGTCTCTTCCCGAATTACCCTGAATATCCGAAAACTAAAATCACTGATGATGTTGGTGAAGGACGGAAATCTGACACTTCCCCAAAATGAGATTAAAAGTGAAGATGAGACAGGACAACTGTACCATGTCTTTATCGGTATGGTGGAAGAATTGAAAGATCTGCTCGAAGGAATCCGCGTCAGCGAGAAAGAGAAGCGGGAAGCTGAGCTTACTGCGCTCCAAGCACAAATCCATCCTCATTTTTTATACAATTCGCTCAATACGATCAAGTATCTGGCCAGGCTAAACGGAGTTCCAAACATTGAAGCGGTCTCAGGATCGTTGATTGAGCTCATGCGAAGTGTCCTTGGTAATTCAAGCGAATTTCTTACGGTACGTGAAGAATTGGCTTATGTTGAGCACTACATTTCCATCATGAAGTACAGATATATGAAGCCGATTCGGATGATTACCGAAATTGAGGATGACGCATTGCTGGAATGTCGGGTGCTGAAGCTGATGCTGCAGCCCCTGGTTGAAAATGCAATTATTCATGGAATCGGACCACTTGAACAGGATGGATTCGTGTTGATCCGGGTGTATGAAGAAGGAAACAATCTCAATATTGATGTGGTGGACAACGGAAAGGGGATCACGGAGGAGCAACGGGAGTATTTACTGAAAGGTACGGGTACAAACGGAGAAACATCACGTTTTAGTGGAATGGGTGTACGTAATGTACACGAACGAATCGTTCGCACATACGGCGACTCATATGGTGTCCATTTGTGCAGTGAACCGGGGGTGTACACCAAAGCTGAAATTTGGCTCCCCAAACTGGAGAAAAGTATGGAAAATACCAAACGAGAGGTGATATAAGCCATGTTTCAGGTGCTACTCGTCGATGATGAACCCTTAGTATACCATAATCTATGGACATTATTGGACTGGGCTGACTATGGATTTGAATTATGCGGTCAGGCGCATAATGGGTTAATTGCTTTAACGATGATTGAGCAGTCGCCACCGCATATTGTCATTATTGATGTAGATATGCCTGAAATGAACGGTGTAGAGCTCAATCGGGCTATCAAGGAACGTTTTCCGTGGATTAAGACCGTTATGCTCAGCAGTTATGACGATTATGACTATGTGCGAGATTGCCTGAACAATGGCTCCATTGATTATTTGCTCAAGCATCGATTGGATGAGTCAACGCTGCTCAACATCCTGAATAAAGCCGTATCGGAATTGCAGCAGGAAGATCGGTTGCGTGAGAAACAGGTCGCCGAGAGTGCCATGGCCGAGAAAGTGAGTCCCGAGGTTATGCGCGAGTATTTGCTGTATTTACTCAAAAGACAGACGAAGACAACGTACGGGTTTGAAGACGTTTCCCAGAAAGACAATCTGTATCCGCATGCGTCCAGATATGCAACCGCAGCTTTACAGATTGTTCCGTTCCTGCTGCTGACAGAGTCGTACAGTGACGTGCAGACCAATGGTCTGGTTCAGCAGGTGGTCGATATGATGCAGCAGAGCCTGGGTGATATCCATGAGCGGAC
This window of the Paenibacillus marchantiae genome carries:
- a CDS encoding sulfatase family protein encodes the protein MSRTPNILLITSDQQHWNTIGAFQSEISTPNLDRLARQGTTFDRAYCPNPTCTPSRASIITGMYPSQHGAWTLGTKLLEDRHTVGDSFQEAGYRTALVGKAHFQPLKSTEEYPSAEAYPILQDLEYWRHFHGPFYGFDHVELTRNHTNEAHVGQHYALWLEEQGCTNWRDYFLPPTGTMDPSVTYTWPIPEKYHYNTWIAERTNSLLEQYTHADDPFFLWASFFDPHPEYLVPEPWDSMYDPDDLTIPSITPGEHDRNPPHFQLTQEENPNFEHLVETGFGIHGYRSHHYYEYGDKSRLTAYDKKKLVSVYYGMISMMDKYIGKILDKLDELGIADDTIVVFTTDHGHFFGQHGLQAKGGFHYEDLIKIPFIVRYPGEVPAAKKSNAIQSLVDLAPTFLSLCNIAIPHAMTGIDQKKVWMGANEAVRNHALCEFRHEPTTIHQKTYVEQRYKITVYYNQIYGELFDLEQDPDERFNLWNEPEYTQLKSELLLKYIWAELGKESMPMPRIHHA
- a CDS encoding sensor histidine kinase, with translation MKLSTLQRWISPKRSIQGKIFIAFIAVTLVSIILITVIVYMSMRETITQNAITSVSDSIRQADESLNIMLEEIDRLNTVVVTNKNTVIDTLLSPNEEISYEWFQEQKRMDEFLSSLIDYKAYISRIAVVGLSGKVFFSGGPWLDRTILGTPMMNYMLQNGSKHAYFKQTGVSNAVTIGREIRYNRATIGFVMVDLNYEFIQKTYDVRPTTDSMIYVLDKGNQFIYETRTDSPLTPSYQQIKKINQQFTTNGEAVRRYIDGKEYIVVRRQSDYTGWSTISLVPMDSLLTESVKLRNLLAEVSIIVFVVVLIVSLQVSSRITLNIRKLKSLMMLVKDGNLTLPQNEIKSEDETGQLYHVFIGMVEELKDLLEGIRVSEKEKREAELTALQAQIHPHFLYNSLNTIKYLARLNGVPNIEAVSGSLIELMRSVLGNSSEFLTVREELAYVEHYISIMKYRYMKPIRMITEIEDDALLECRVLKLMLQPLVENAIIHGIGPLEQDGFVLIRVYEEGNNLNIDVVDNGKGITEEQREYLLKGTGTNGETSRFSGMGVRNVHERIVRTYGDSYGVHLCSEPGVYTKAEIWLPKLEKSMENTKREVI
- a CDS encoding chromate transporter translates to MLPIIEREVVNKKKWMQEDEIGELISLAGSAPGGVGVNAAAMIGHRQAGIAGAVSAVMGVTCPTFLIVILISVFAILFRNQPKVEAALKGMNGGIIALISMAAYRTARYSILDTTTAIAAIVTVAVLLFAGIHPLYLIITGLICGMAVIRIKKRLGLQVKMEKKSVTGSYPELEYYI
- a CDS encoding aldose 1-epimerase translates to MLNTKETSRSWEGDFQGEKAIYLRFGSSEAVMLPEIGGNLVAYRDLERGLRFLHEPSAEEMDSFKARPMIHGIPVLFPPNRYEDGRFAWNGQTLQFPVNEDATGNHLHGFLYNTPWVVDEYGYTENESHVSVSITVDATHPIYVCFPFQFSITLRYSLSSDGLMQHVRIRNHGSSSMPCLIAFHTSINAPFNSGGAARDYKLKLTIGDRWELDQRMLPTTRFQPLIQEEEQMRDSGVYPFFAEMDNHYTAVPQNGRNRMELQDTRNGMTLIYDVGTSYKQWMIWNNHAEEGFFCPEPQINLVNAPNLGMQAEEAGLFSLQPGEIWEETSRLYLRHS
- a CDS encoding chromate transporter → MYWDLFMMFIRVGLVSFGGGYAVIPIIQHEVTEKGWLTSAEFQQTVALAGMAPGSIATNAATLIGYRTAGYIGAAVSTAGMILPSLVVIVLLSALFYRMHDNSWVKSSLYGLRPVTTGLIIYAAIHFGYPSENSGISWVWIATLLISGVCLFLLLKYKLHPLLILSVAGAAGIILF
- a CDS encoding AraC family transcriptional regulator, with translation MQEYEYEHAEFIYYKPGYLDKEEHIWPVRAGRSIAKSNYRVGPKRIECYSLHFVHEGRVRLEFDGKRVDLQKNDLFCLFPGRTYYYHMLPSESPLKMNWLALDGPKVKPLLELAGLTPESPFGKQMFSPQVQETSERLIHALACVERWKPAVSLELHGLVYGLLASLVPDTNYAQPTELAGWIHECMDYMELHATEGISVQQVADFAGVHRSYFSNMFTTQVGLPPLKFMQRIRMDKAKQLLKDTDATVTEIALSLGYPNLYSFTRAFKIYYKVPPIMMRRASS